Proteins encoded together in one Catellatospora citrea window:
- the mltG gene encoding endolytic transglycosylase MltG: MTDELFLSFEEHPERGQQRRRHGVDNNRGRNTNNKKKKKKKKRGRGRSFLALFLTLFLLGGLAGGAYLGYDKIKNFLVTPDYTSAASSAEVEVEIKQGSLGLDMAKALKNKDVIKSEQAFIEAWENNPDAKKIQPGLYKLRVQISAADAITMLLDTKNRMVNGILIAEGLSTFKIYKLLSEKLGIPEADFKAAAKDPIALGVPAWWFKREDGKKESRSIEGFLFPDTYEFPKNVTAKSALAMMVERFIKVTGDMGYADKAAELNISPYQALIVASLAQAEAGNSDDLGKVARVSYNRVFSEEAVAEIGTCHCLQFDVTVNYSREIAGKPPVHSSELSQAELTDAKNPYNRNAKGLPPTPINNPGKLALAGAADPPKGNWIYFVAIDKEGHSAFSATHTQFCKDNQTAVKNKVLPRSSC, encoded by the coding sequence ATGACTGACGAGCTTTTCCTGTCGTTCGAGGAGCACCCCGAACGCGGCCAACAGCGGCGTCGGCACGGGGTGGACAACAACCGTGGCCGCAACACGAACAACAAGAAGAAGAAAAAGAAGAAGAAACGCGGCCGCGGCCGCTCCTTCCTCGCGCTCTTCCTCACCCTGTTCCTGCTGGGCGGCCTGGCCGGTGGTGCGTACCTGGGCTATGACAAGATCAAGAACTTCCTGGTCACCCCCGACTACACCAGCGCGGCCTCCTCCGCCGAGGTCGAGGTGGAGATCAAGCAGGGCTCCCTCGGCCTGGACATGGCCAAGGCGCTCAAGAACAAGGACGTGATCAAGAGCGAGCAGGCGTTCATCGAGGCGTGGGAGAACAACCCCGACGCCAAGAAGATCCAGCCCGGCCTGTACAAGCTGCGTGTGCAGATCAGTGCCGCCGACGCGATCACGATGCTGCTCGACACCAAGAACCGGATGGTCAACGGCATCCTCATCGCCGAAGGCCTGTCCACCTTCAAGATCTACAAGCTGCTCTCGGAGAAGCTGGGCATCCCGGAGGCCGACTTCAAGGCCGCGGCGAAGGACCCGATCGCGCTGGGCGTGCCCGCGTGGTGGTTCAAGCGGGAGGACGGCAAGAAGGAGAGCCGCTCGATCGAGGGCTTCCTGTTCCCGGACACCTACGAGTTCCCGAAGAACGTGACCGCCAAGTCGGCCCTGGCGATGATGGTCGAGCGATTCATCAAGGTCACCGGCGACATGGGCTACGCCGACAAGGCCGCCGAGCTGAACATCTCGCCCTACCAGGCGCTGATCGTGGCGTCGCTGGCGCAGGCCGAGGCGGGCAACTCCGACGACCTCGGCAAGGTGGCCCGGGTGTCCTACAACCGCGTCTTCAGTGAAGAGGCCGTCGCCGAGATCGGCACCTGCCACTGCCTGCAGTTCGACGTGACCGTCAACTACTCGCGGGAGATCGCGGGCAAGCCGCCCGTGCACTCCAGTGAGCTGAGCCAGGCCGAGCTGACGGACGCGAAGAACCCGTACAACCGCAATGCCAAGGGCCTGCCGCCCACGCCGATCAACAACCCCGGCAAGCTGGCGCTGGCGGGGGCGGCCGACCCGCCCAAGGGCAACTGGATCTACTTCGTGGCCATCGACAAGGAGGGCCACTCGGCCTTCTCGGCGACGCACACCCAGTTCTGCAAGGACAACCAGACGGCCGTGAAGAACAAGGTGCTGCCGCGGAGTTCCTGCTGA
- a CDS encoding glycerophosphodiester phosphodiesterase: MDRRDLFLAGALGAAVATPALIGVPAWASGDDRDNGPMRDHDRGRPLVVGHRGASGYRPEHTLASYELAARMGADFIEPDLVSTRDGVLVARHENEISGTTDVAARTEFASRRVAKTIDGVTVTGWFTEDFTLAELKTLRAVERLPAVRQRSTVYNGLFEVPTFTEVLQLRERLSKELRREIGVYPETKHPTYFQNIGLPLERPLVAALRREGLDRRDAPVFVQSFEAANLRELRSAHRVKAPLVFLAGAGNPFNDPRSYAEYLSPAGLSGLADVVNGIGPDKGLVIPRAADGSLAAPTSLIADAHREGLKVHPYTFRAENQFLPVNLRNGAVPTEYGRILDELAAYLAAGVDGFFTDNPDLGVLARALHRA, encoded by the coding sequence ATGGACCGACGTGACCTTTTCCTCGCCGGGGCGCTGGGCGCCGCGGTGGCGACGCCCGCGCTCATCGGCGTGCCCGCGTGGGCGTCCGGCGACGACCGTGACAATGGACCGATGCGTGACCATGACCGGGGCCGTCCGCTGGTGGTCGGGCACCGGGGCGCCAGCGGCTACCGGCCCGAGCACACTCTCGCCTCCTACGAGCTGGCGGCCCGGATGGGCGCCGACTTCATCGAGCCCGACCTGGTCAGCACCCGCGACGGTGTGCTGGTGGCCCGGCACGAGAACGAGATCTCGGGGACCACCGACGTCGCCGCGCGGACCGAGTTCGCGAGCCGCCGGGTCGCCAAGACGATCGACGGCGTGACGGTGACCGGCTGGTTCACCGAGGACTTCACCCTGGCCGAGCTGAAGACGCTGCGGGCCGTGGAGCGGCTGCCCGCGGTGCGCCAGCGCAGCACGGTCTACAACGGCCTGTTCGAGGTGCCCACCTTCACCGAGGTGCTGCAGCTGCGCGAGCGGCTGTCCAAGGAGCTGCGCCGCGAGATCGGCGTCTACCCGGAGACCAAGCACCCGACCTACTTCCAGAACATCGGGCTGCCGCTGGAGCGCCCGCTGGTGGCGGCGCTGCGCCGGGAGGGCCTGGACCGCCGGGACGCGCCGGTGTTCGTGCAGTCCTTCGAGGCCGCGAACCTGCGCGAGCTGCGCTCGGCGCACCGGGTCAAGGCGCCGCTGGTGTTCCTGGCCGGCGCGGGCAACCCGTTCAACGACCCGCGCTCGTACGCCGAGTACCTGAGCCCGGCGGGCCTGTCCGGCCTGGCCGACGTGGTCAACGGGATCGGCCCGGACAAGGGCCTGGTCATCCCGCGGGCGGCCGACGGCTCGCTGGCCGCGCCGACGTCCTTGATCGCCGACGCGCACCGCGAGGGCCTCAAGGTGCACCCGTACACCTTCCGCGCGGAGAACCAGTTCCTGCCGGTGAACCTGCGCAACGGCGCGGTGCCCACCGAGTACGGCCGGATCCTCGACGAGCTGGCGGCATACCTGGCCGCGGGCGTGGACGGCTTCTTCACCGACAACCCGGACCTGGGCGTACTCGCCCGCGCGCTGCACCGGGCCTGA
- a CDS encoding shikimate dehydrogenase, which yields MQAAVLGKPVSHSLSPVLHNAGYAAAGLTGWSYTAIECAEADLPAFVAGLDAQWAGLSLTMPLKEVGLAVATAVSPIAAAVGAANTLVHQPDGSWRADNTDVPGMVAALREAGITAVSRVAVLGAGGTARAAVAAAAQLGAESVIVYARRAEAIDELRPGADALGVPLTGAGWSAAEECARADVVISTVPKGVADHLQVPWRAKTVLFDALYDPWPTPLAASAQRAGNRIVSGLDLLLNQALGQFEQFTGVAAPVEAMRGALRDARRR from the coding sequence ATGCAGGCGGCGGTCCTCGGCAAGCCGGTCAGCCACTCGCTGTCGCCCGTCCTGCACAACGCGGGCTACGCGGCGGCGGGACTGACCGGCTGGTCGTACACCGCGATCGAGTGTGCCGAGGCCGACCTGCCCGCCTTCGTGGCGGGCCTGGATGCGCAGTGGGCGGGGCTGTCGCTGACCATGCCGCTCAAGGAGGTGGGGCTGGCCGTCGCCACGGCGGTCAGCCCGATCGCCGCCGCGGTCGGGGCCGCGAACACGCTGGTCCACCAGCCGGACGGCAGCTGGCGGGCGGACAACACCGACGTGCCGGGCATGGTCGCGGCGCTCCGCGAGGCGGGCATCACCGCGGTGTCGCGGGTCGCCGTGCTCGGCGCGGGCGGCACCGCGCGGGCCGCCGTGGCGGCGGCGGCGCAGCTGGGGGCCGAGTCCGTGATCGTGTACGCCCGCCGCGCCGAGGCGATCGACGAGCTGCGGCCCGGGGCCGACGCGCTCGGCGTGCCGCTGACCGGCGCGGGCTGGTCGGCGGCGGAGGAGTGCGCCCGCGCCGACGTGGTGATCTCGACGGTGCCCAAGGGTGTCGCCGACCACCTCCAGGTGCCGTGGCGGGCGAAGACGGTGCTGTTCGACGCGCTCTACGACCCGTGGCCCACCCCGCTGGCCGCCTCGGCGCAGCGGGCCGGAAACCGGATCGTGTCCGGTTTGGATCTTCTTTTGAATCAGGCTCTGGGGCAGTTCGAGCAGTTCACGGGCGTGGCAGCGCCTGTCGAGGCGATGCGCGGGGCACTACGGGACGCGCGCCGTCGCTAG
- the mltG gene encoding endolytic transglycosylase MltG, whose protein sequence is MIDELDRAFDDDHDEDPRRELPPGEASRQRRRFSWMRSVLAMGLALVLLGALGIGAVLVYQKISGAFGTPDWATSADGHEVQIEIKSGDTQAEIARTLKAAGIIASEKAFIEAGERNPDALRIQPGYYKMRTHMSAKDAILRLLDLKNRIVNGITIPEGLSSFRVFKLLAAKTGIPEADFKAAAEDPIALGVPDWWFNRTDDKKVAPSVEGFLFPDTYEFAPNATADAILRVMVNRFLTVTGSMNFAETVPAQLGGIAPYEALIVASLAQAEAGNADDFGKVARVAYNRVYKRIPDLTCACFQFDVTVNYSRELAGKDPKPSSGLTHDELTDPKNPYGRNAEGMIPTPINNPGKAALEGAMEPPKGDWYYFVATDKEGHSAFSETFEEFCQDNETAVKNKVLKQSSC, encoded by the coding sequence ATGATCGACGAACTGGACCGTGCTTTCGACGACGACCACGACGAAGATCCCCGGCGGGAGTTGCCGCCGGGCGAGGCGAGTCGTCAGCGAAGGCGGTTCAGCTGGATGCGGTCCGTGCTCGCCATGGGCCTGGCCCTGGTGCTGCTCGGGGCGCTGGGCATCGGCGCGGTGCTGGTGTACCAGAAGATCAGCGGGGCGTTCGGCACACCCGACTGGGCCACCTCCGCCGACGGCCACGAGGTGCAGATCGAGATCAAGAGCGGGGACACCCAGGCCGAAATCGCCCGCACCCTGAAGGCGGCCGGCATCATCGCCAGCGAGAAGGCCTTCATCGAGGCGGGCGAGCGCAACCCGGACGCGCTGCGCATCCAGCCGGGCTACTACAAGATGCGCACCCACATGAGCGCCAAGGACGCGATCCTGCGCCTGCTGGATCTGAAGAACCGGATCGTCAACGGGATCACCATCCCGGAGGGGCTGAGCTCGTTCCGGGTGTTCAAGCTGCTGGCGGCCAAGACCGGCATTCCCGAGGCCGACTTCAAGGCCGCCGCCGAGGACCCGATCGCGCTCGGCGTGCCCGACTGGTGGTTCAACCGCACCGACGACAAGAAGGTCGCGCCGTCGGTCGAGGGCTTCCTGTTCCCCGACACCTACGAGTTCGCCCCGAACGCCACCGCGGACGCCATCCTGCGGGTCATGGTCAACCGCTTCCTCACGGTCACCGGCAGCATGAACTTCGCGGAGACGGTCCCGGCGCAGCTCGGTGGGATCGCACCGTACGAGGCGCTGATCGTGGCCTCCCTCGCCCAGGCCGAGGCGGGCAACGCCGACGACTTCGGCAAGGTGGCGCGGGTCGCCTACAACCGGGTCTACAAGCGGATCCCGGACCTGACCTGTGCCTGCTTCCAGTTCGACGTGACCGTGAACTACTCGCGGGAGCTGGCCGGCAAGGACCCCAAGCCGTCCAGCGGGCTGACCCACGACGAGTTGACCGACCCGAAGAACCCGTACGGCCGCAACGCCGAGGGGATGATCCCCACTCCGATCAACAACCCGGGCAAGGCCGCGCTGGAGGGCGCGATGGAGCCGCCGAAGGGTGACTGGTACTACTTCGTGGCGACCGACAAGGAGGGCCACTCGGCCTTCTCGGAGACGTTCGAGGAGTTCTGCCAGGACAACGAGACGGCCGTGAAGAACAAGGTGCTCAAGCAGAGCTCTTGTTGA
- a CDS encoding PQQ-dependent sugar dehydrogenase, with protein MSARRVAVAGEVALAIVVIVVAGLVSFVNPASPAAMASIPPLAPEISEPSVDGQLLNGADVHMEAQPFADPDVRDEHFCSDWEIWSAAPEPVEQVWSAPCVHGAARLHTHLGNGKFTGSLAGKAELPPGRTFEVRSRFRSSSADPATQWSPYSIRTFQTDVQLEPLPGAPQWRALQDGYVVEEVASGFALPVGIAMAAAHPNAPDAPRFYVNELYGQIKVVRGDFSVATYARNLLNFDPTDKFPGDGELGLGGIVVEPESGDLFASMVYKAGSKLYPKVVRITSSDDGMTGTGVKTILDMKGEDMVASHQISNLTIGPDGKLYVHVADAFEPKTAKDKNSFRGKVLRVNLDGSAPEDNPFYDAKDGIKAKDYIFALGFRNPFGGAWRAADGQHYSVENGPSMDRFARVTRGTDFGWYVGDSAMKNKALYNWTVAHAPVGITFVQEEGGQGAGFPKEVYGNAYISESGPTYASGPQVRGKRIVMFAFDDKGKATGPKTLIEYNGNGKSTVAGLAAGADGLYFSALYPDDVKDGPYAAKSKIYRVRYAEQAGAAPKTSGVDKKLCTDDELKVTAAPAKTTVARKSPLNITLKVQNTAKRSCTRDVGADLQELQLLRDGEKVWSSDDCGPLHGNQVVRFGPGQSRTYTVTWNGKASNTCVKKGRRVPAGPAPAVGPYEIVARVGSDRSEPVTIKLK; from the coding sequence ATGAGCGCGCGCAGGGTCGCCGTGGCCGGTGAGGTGGCGCTCGCCATCGTGGTGATCGTCGTCGCCGGGCTGGTGTCGTTCGTGAACCCGGCGAGCCCGGCCGCGATGGCGTCGATCCCGCCGCTCGCCCCCGAGATCAGCGAGCCGTCCGTCGACGGGCAGCTGCTCAACGGCGCGGACGTGCACATGGAGGCGCAGCCCTTCGCCGATCCGGACGTACGCGACGAGCACTTCTGCAGCGACTGGGAGATCTGGTCGGCCGCCCCGGAGCCGGTGGAACAGGTGTGGAGCGCGCCCTGCGTGCACGGGGCCGCGCGCCTGCACACCCACCTGGGCAACGGCAAGTTCACCGGGTCGCTGGCCGGCAAGGCGGAGCTGCCGCCCGGCCGCACGTTCGAGGTGCGCTCGCGCTTCCGCTCGTCCTCGGCGGACCCGGCCACCCAGTGGAGCCCGTACTCGATCCGCACCTTCCAGACCGACGTGCAGCTGGAGCCGCTGCCCGGCGCGCCGCAGTGGCGCGCCCTGCAGGACGGCTACGTGGTGGAGGAGGTCGCGTCCGGGTTCGCGCTGCCCGTGGGCATCGCGATGGCAGCGGCTCACCCGAACGCCCCGGACGCACCGCGCTTCTACGTCAACGAGCTCTACGGCCAGATCAAGGTGGTCCGGGGCGACTTCAGCGTCGCGACGTACGCCAGGAATCTGTTGAACTTCGACCCGACCGACAAGTTCCCCGGCGACGGCGAGCTGGGGCTGGGCGGCATCGTGGTGGAGCCGGAGTCCGGCGACCTGTTCGCCTCGATGGTCTACAAGGCGGGCAGCAAGCTCTACCCGAAGGTGGTCCGGATCACCAGCTCGGACGACGGCATGACCGGCACCGGCGTGAAGACCATCCTGGACATGAAGGGCGAGGACATGGTGGCCTCGCACCAGATCTCCAACCTCACCATCGGCCCCGACGGCAAGCTGTACGTGCACGTCGCCGACGCGTTCGAGCCCAAGACGGCCAAGGACAAGAACTCCTTCCGGGGCAAGGTGCTGCGGGTCAACCTCGACGGCAGCGCCCCCGAGGACAACCCGTTCTACGACGCCAAGGACGGGATCAAGGCCAAGGACTACATCTTCGCGCTCGGCTTCCGCAACCCGTTCGGCGGCGCGTGGCGGGCCGCCGACGGCCAGCACTACTCGGTGGAGAACGGCCCGTCGATGGACCGGTTCGCCCGCGTCACCCGGGGCACCGACTTCGGCTGGTACGTCGGCGACAGCGCGATGAAGAACAAGGCGCTCTACAACTGGACGGTCGCGCACGCCCCGGTCGGCATCACCTTCGTGCAGGAGGAGGGCGGCCAGGGCGCGGGCTTCCCGAAGGAGGTGTACGGCAACGCCTACATCTCCGAGAGCGGCCCCACCTACGCCTCCGGCCCGCAGGTGCGCGGCAAGCGCATCGTGATGTTCGCCTTCGACGACAAGGGCAAGGCCACCGGCCCCAAGACGCTGATCGAGTACAACGGCAACGGCAAGTCCACCGTCGCCGGGCTCGCCGCGGGCGCGGACGGGCTGTACTTCAGCGCGCTGTACCCCGACGACGTCAAGGACGGGCCGTACGCGGCCAAGTCGAAGATCTACCGGGTGCGCTACGCCGAGCAGGCCGGGGCCGCGCCCAAGACCAGCGGCGTGGACAAGAAGCTGTGCACCGACGACGAGCTGAAGGTCACCGCCGCGCCCGCTAAGACGACCGTGGCCCGCAAGAGCCCGCTCAACATCACGCTCAAGGTGCAGAACACGGCCAAGCGCTCGTGCACCCGCGACGTCGGCGCCGACCTGCAGGAGCTGCAGCTGCTGCGCGACGGCGAGAAGGTCTGGTCCTCCGACGACTGCGGCCCGCTGCACGGCAACCAGGTGGTCCGCTTCGGGCCGGGCCAGTCCCGCACCTACACCGTGACCTGGAACGGCAAGGCCAGCAACACCTGCGTGAAGAAGGGCCGCCGGGTGCCCGCCGGTCCGGCGCCGGCGGTCGGGCCGTACGAGATCGTGGCCCGTGTCGGCAGCGACCGCAGCGAACCCGTCACGATCAAACTGAAGTGA
- the mltG gene encoding endolytic transglycosylase MltG — protein MTEEFFLAFGDEQAPHRPRRQAQRPNRRKRRKRRRRTGLAVVLTLLLLGGAGAGLYLGYDKLKGYLSTPDYTSTAGTAEVTLEIPEQATGGQMAKLLKAKDVIASEQAFLDAWEANPKAAKIQPGHYKLRLRLSAADAITMLLDPARRVVKGITIPEGRSSFGIYKLLAEKLGIPEAEFKAAGQDPVKLGVPASWFDRDGRKVTKSIEGFLFPDTYEFPPDVTAQSALKLMVQRFLAVTGELKFAENVRSGLKTTPYEMLIIASLAQAESGTLADLPKVARVAYNRIFRPKTGVCTCLEMDVTINYWFETKGKPIKGSGQMTSAEMNDKSNPYNHNVLFLPTPINNPGRAALAGAAKPAKGDWYFFVAVDQQRNSAFSSTYAQFCQDNDTAVRNKVLAENSCD, from the coding sequence GTGACGGAAGAGTTCTTTCTCGCGTTCGGCGACGAGCAGGCGCCGCATCGGCCCCGCCGTCAGGCGCAGCGGCCGAACCGGCGCAAGCGCCGCAAGCGCCGCCGCCGCACCGGTCTGGCGGTGGTCCTGACGCTGCTGCTGCTCGGCGGCGCGGGCGCCGGGTTGTATCTCGGCTACGACAAGCTCAAGGGATACCTCAGCACGCCGGATTACACCTCCACGGCCGGCACGGCCGAGGTGACGCTGGAGATCCCGGAGCAGGCGACCGGCGGCCAGATGGCCAAGCTGCTCAAGGCCAAGGACGTGATCGCGAGCGAGCAGGCGTTCCTCGACGCGTGGGAGGCCAATCCGAAGGCCGCGAAGATCCAGCCGGGGCACTACAAGCTGCGGCTGCGGCTCAGCGCGGCCGACGCCATCACCATGCTGCTCGATCCGGCCCGGCGCGTGGTCAAGGGGATCACGATCCCCGAGGGGCGGTCCTCGTTCGGGATCTACAAGCTGCTGGCCGAGAAGCTGGGCATCCCGGAGGCGGAGTTCAAGGCCGCGGGCCAGGACCCGGTGAAGCTGGGGGTGCCGGCGTCCTGGTTCGACCGGGACGGCCGGAAGGTCACCAAGTCGATCGAGGGCTTCCTGTTCCCGGACACCTACGAGTTCCCGCCCGACGTCACCGCGCAGTCCGCGCTGAAGCTGATGGTGCAGCGCTTCCTGGCCGTCACCGGCGAGCTGAAGTTCGCCGAGAACGTGCGGTCAGGGCTGAAGACGACGCCCTACGAGATGCTGATCATCGCCTCGCTGGCGCAGGCGGAGTCGGGCACCCTGGCCGACCTGCCGAAGGTGGCCCGGGTCGCCTACAACCGGATCTTCCGGCCGAAGACGGGCGTGTGCACCTGCCTCGAGATGGACGTGACCATCAACTACTGGTTCGAGACCAAGGGCAAGCCGATCAAGGGGTCGGGGCAGATGACCTCGGCCGAGATGAACGACAAGAGCAACCCGTACAACCACAACGTGCTGTTCCTGCCCACGCCGATCAACAACCCCGGGCGGGCGGCGCTGGCGGGCGCGGCCAAGCCGGCCAAGGGCGACTGGTACTTCTTCGTCGCGGTCGACCAGCAGCGCAACTCGGCGTTCTCCTCGACGTACGCGCAGTTCTGCCAGGACAACGACACCGCGGTGCGCAACAAGGTGCTGGCCGAGAACTCCTGCGACTGA